The Desmonostoc muscorum LEGE 12446 genome includes a region encoding these proteins:
- a CDS encoding pyridoxal phosphate-dependent aminotransferase, with the protein MKLAARVSQVTPSLTLAIAAKAKALKAEGIDVCSFSAGEPDFDTPAHIKAAAVKALDEGKTKYGAAAGEPKLREAIARKLKTDNGLDYKSENVIVTNGGKHSLYNLIVALIDPGDEVIIPAPYWLSYPEMVTLVGGVSVIVPTDATTGYKITPDQLRKAITPKTKLFILNSPSNPTGMVYTPDEIKALAEVIVDADILVVSDEIYEKILYDGAEHISIGSLGQEIFDRTLISNGFAKAYSMTGWRLGYLAGPVEIIKAASTIQGHSTSNVCTFAQYGAIAALESPQDCVEEMRQAFAKRRQVMLDRLNAIPGLSTAKPDGAFYLFPDISKTGLKSLEFCDALLGEHQVAVIPGIAFGADDNIRLSYATDLATIEKGMDRLEKFVKSRI; encoded by the coding sequence ATGAAGCTGGCAGCAAGAGTAAGTCAGGTAACACCTTCATTAACCTTAGCGATCGCAGCCAAGGCTAAGGCACTGAAGGCAGAGGGAATAGATGTTTGTAGTTTTAGCGCTGGAGAACCAGATTTTGATACCCCAGCGCATATCAAAGCCGCAGCAGTAAAAGCTTTGGATGAAGGCAAAACCAAATACGGTGCAGCAGCCGGAGAACCAAAGTTAAGGGAAGCGATCGCCCGTAAGCTTAAAACTGATAACGGTCTTGATTATAAGTCAGAGAATGTCATCGTCACCAATGGCGGTAAGCATTCTCTGTACAACTTAATAGTGGCGTTGATCGATCCAGGTGATGAGGTGATCATTCCTGCACCCTACTGGCTAAGTTATCCCGAAATGGTGACCTTGGTCGGTGGAGTTTCAGTGATTGTCCCCACAGATGCAACCACGGGCTATAAAATTACTCCCGACCAACTCCGTAAAGCCATCACACCCAAGACAAAGTTATTTATCCTCAACTCCCCATCCAATCCCACGGGGATGGTTTACACGCCAGATGAAATTAAAGCATTGGCAGAGGTAATAGTTGATGCAGATATCTTAGTCGTCTCTGATGAGATTTACGAAAAGATTCTCTATGATGGTGCAGAACACATCAGCATCGGTTCTTTGGGTCAGGAAATTTTTGACCGGACTTTAATCAGTAATGGGTTTGCCAAAGCTTACTCCATGACTGGGTGGAGACTTGGCTATTTAGCGGGACCAGTGGAAATTATTAAAGCCGCGAGTACCATCCAAGGACATAGTACATCTAACGTCTGTACCTTTGCTCAATATGGAGCGATCGCAGCTTTGGAAAGTCCCCAAGACTGTGTAGAAGAAATGCGTCAAGCCTTCGCCAAACGGCGACAGGTAATGTTAGACAGACTCAACGCCATTCCTGGACTGAGTACTGCTAAACCAGATGGCGCTTTTTATCTCTTCCCCGACATCAGCAAAACCGGTCTCAAATCCTTGGAATTTTGCGACGCCTTACTAGGAGAACATCAAGTTGCAGTCATTCCCGGAATTGCCTTTGGCGCTGATGACAACATTCGCCTTTCCTACGCCACCGATTTGGCGACAATTGAAAAAGGAATGGATAGGTTAGAGAAATTTGTCAAATCGCGTATTTAG